One window of the Onthophagus taurus isolate NC unplaced genomic scaffold, IU_Otau_3.0 ScKx7SY_16, whole genome shotgun sequence genome contains the following:
- the LOC111417038 gene encoding pre-mRNA-processing factor 40 homolog A — protein sequence MMDIDPSLPNIPPPGFVAPAGIGTPPLLPPIGAFPPMITQFSVPPPGFGNYPPPAGSSTQQEQWSEHKAPDGRTYYYNAVTKQSLWQKPDVLKTPSELLLSQCPWKEYTTDNGKIYYNNVNTKESRWTIPPELEEIKNKIAAEDKKNVSPNESSPLTTFPTTNLSTVSPNTTSSASPGGKSALEASMAATLAAISLPIPPPKPDEDSNPSIHPELPIKDSRNSTPEPKVYKDKKEAMEAFKELLKDNNVPSNASWEQCIKIIQHDPRYESLKRFNERKQVFNAYKTQKQKDEKEESRLRAKKSKENLEQFLLTTDRITSATKYYRCDEMFSTMDLWNAVSDSDRRDIYEDVMFALAKREKEEGKVLKKRNMKKLREVLDNMMEIKYDTTWNEAQSMLLGNETFKNDVNLLAMDKEDALIAFEEHIRELEKEEVEEKEREKKRQKRQCRKNRDQFINLLNTLHEEGKLTSMSLWVELYPIISADVRFSAMLGQNGTTPLDLFKFYVENLKGRFHDEKRIIKEILKNKEFEVRVDTTFEQFATVVCEDKKSSSLDAGNVKLTYNSLLEKAEAKEKERLKEENKRIKKLENDFKKLLREMNINFDLSWDEVKEKLANEEEFQAFASDSERSKVYKDFQHEMEESCSHHHSRSRKSKKSKKNKKYKSSSNSDSDSEKKKKQHRSRTATPVSDESTEEYKKRKSKKKHKRKSPSRSPTDEHSSRRAARRTSDGDGHRGDLSETELEKQRALLLAQLKEPESD from the exons ATGATGGATATA gaTCCTAGCTTACCCAATATCCCCCCGCCTGGGTTTGTAGCCCCCGCTGGAATTGGAACGCCGCCGTTATTACCCCCAATCGGGGCTTTCCCCCCGATGATTACGCAATTTAGCGTCCCACCCCCCGGATTCGGAAATTATCCACCCCCGGCGGGTTCGAGCACCCAACAAGAGCAATGGTCGGAACATAAAGCACCCGATGGGAGGACTTATTATTATAACGCGGTGACGAAGCAGAGTTTGTGGCAAAAACCggatgttttaaaaacacCTTCCGAg ttattattatcgCAATGCCCCTGGAAAGAATACACAACAGATAATGGaaagatttattataataatgttaACACGAAAGAGTCCCGTTGGACGATTCCGCCGGaattagaagaaataaaaaataaaattgcagCTGaggataaaaaaaatgtttctccCAATGAGTCAAGTCCTTTAACGACGTTCCCCACAACAAATTTATCGACGGTTTCGCCAAATACGACTTCGa gtgCAAGCCCCGGTGGGAAAAGTGCGTTAGAAGCTTCAATGGCTGCAACATTAGCTGCAATTTCGCTCCCAATTCCTCCCCCAAAGCCTGACGAAGACTCAAACCCTTCGATTCACCCCGAGCTTCCAATAAAAGACTCTCGCAACTCAACCCCTGAACCGAAAgtttataaagataaaaaagagGCGATGGAAGCCTTTAAAGAGTTGTTAAAAGACAACAACGTTCCTTCGAACGCATCTTGGGAGCAAtgcataaaaataattcaacacGACCCCCGATACGAATCACTAAAACGTTTCAACGAACGAAAACAAGTTTTTAACGCGTATAAAacgcaaaaacaaaaagatgaGAAAGAAGAGAGTCGATTGAGGGCGAAAAAATCGAAGGAGAATCTCGAACAGTTTTTATTAACCACCGATCGGATCACCTCAGCCACTAAATATTACCGGTGTGATGAAATGTTTTCTACAATGGATCTTTGGAACGCAGTAAGCGACTCAGATAGACGCGATATTTACGAAGACGTCATGTTTGCGCTTGCTAAGCGAGAAAAGGAGGAGggaaaagtgttaaaaaaaagaaacatgaAGAAATTAAGGGAAGTTTTAGATAATATGATGGAAATTAAGTATGATACGACTTGGAATGAAGCCCAAAGCATGCTTTTAGGAAACGAGACTTTCAAAAACGACGTTAATTTACTTGCCATGGATAAAGAGGATGCTTTAATCGCCTTCGAGGAGCACATCAGAGaattagaaaaagaagaagtCGAGGAAAAAGAGCGGGAAAAGAAGCGCCAAAAGCGACAATGTCGAAAAAATCGCGatcaattcattaatttattaaacacgTTACACGAAGAAGGGAAATTAACTTCGATGTCACTTTGGGTGGAGTTATATCCGATTATTTCGGCGGATGTCCGATTTTCAGCTATGTTGGGGCAAAACGGAACCACCCCccttgatttatttaaattttacgtCGAAAATTTAAAGGGGCGCTTCCACGACgaaaaaagaatcatcaaagagatacttaaaaataaagaattcgAAGTTAGAGTTGATACAACTTTCGAACAATTCGCAACGGTCGTTTGCGAAGACAAAAAATCGTCCTCGTTAGACGCCGGGAATGTAAAATTAACCTACAACTCTTTACTCGAAAAAGCCGAGGCGAAAGAAAAGGAGCGccttaaagaagaaaataaaagaatcaaaaaattagagaacgattttaaaaaacttttacgagaaatgaacattaattttgatcTCTCCTGGGATGAAGTTAAAGAGAAATTGGCGAATGAGGAAGAGTTTCAAGCTTTTGCATCCGATTCGGAACGATCTAAAGTTTAtaag gatTTTCAACACGAAATGGAAGAATCTTGTAGTCACCATCATTCAAGATCGAGGAAAtcgaaaaaatcgaaaaaaaataaaaaatataaatcgtCGAGTAACTCCGATTCCGATTcggaaaagaaaaagaaacagcACCGATCTCGAACGGCGACCCCCGTTTCCGATGAGAGCACcgaagaatataaaaaacgtaaatcgaagaaaaaacacaaaagaaaaagtccATCC AGGAGTCCAACTGATGAACATTCCTCCCGAAGAGCAGCGAGAAGAACTTCCGATGGGGATGGACACCGAGGCGATTTGAGCGAAACCGAACTCGAAAAGCAAAGGGCGCTCCTTCTCGCGCAATTAAAAGAACCCGAAAGCGATTAA
- the LOC111417037 gene encoding high mobility group protein HMG-I/HMG-Y, giving the protein MSDEPTKRGRKAEKKTEKIEVEKESKKRPRKETKPVESGAGDTEDGATPVKRGRGRPKGSTKKKNAHGAAKVTKPKGLGRRGRPKREEAKESAEEDGEENDANEEEDDD; this is encoded by the exons ATGTCGGACGAACCAACCAAACGCGGCCGTAAAGCTGAAAAGAAAACGGAAAAGATTGAAGTTGAAAAAGAATCGAAAAAACGGCCCCGCAAGGAGACCAAGCCCGTCGAAAGTGGTGCCGGCGACACTGAAGATGGGGCTACACCGGTGAAACGAGGCAGGGGGCGGCCGAAAGGCTCcaccaaaaagaaaaacgctcACGGTGCCGCCAAAGTCACCAAACCAAAAGGACTAG GGCGGAGAGGAAGACCTAAACGTGAAGAAGCTAAGGAATCGGCGGAAGAAGATGGTGAAGAAAATGATGCTAACGAAGAAGAAGACGATGATTAG
- the LOC111417035 gene encoding CXXC-type zinc finger protein 1, with amino-acid sequence MSRKKDISREEIAKQFLLPERQSKIDTLLKQDGQAYCICRSSDSSRFMIACDACEEWYHGDCISISEKEAKLIKQYFCIRCTEEDNTLQTRWKTKREENASYKDNKERDKTKKRKEREPKPDKKQKKCGDCMGCYRTEDCGRCDVCTRKHKYGKSVKDRCKQRVCVNYGNRRKRRDSGSDNEPPGNAHLQTDYARQCYGPACKNSARFGSKYCSDTCGHRLATNRIYQVLPQRIQEWALSPCLAEEKNIKNLEEVRKQQMEVQRILHELDKRHRELDLIIERARNALIDPNAEYEHEDESEMSMYCITCGHEIHSKTAIKHMEKCFNKYESQASFGSVYKTRIEGNNMFCDFFNPINKTYCKRLRVLCPEHCKDPKIGENEVCGCPLVTNVFDLTGEFCRAPKKSCTKHYVWEKLRRAEVDLERVRQWLKMDELLEKERQIRQSMASRAGVLALMLHSTYNHEVMEEITKASQQDQHAMQRELSRRFRKRMGNSKTRVS; translated from the exons ATGTCGCGAAAAAAGGATATCTCC CGAGAAGAAATAGCGAAACAATTCCTTCTTCCCGAACGCCAATCGAAAATCGATACCCTCCTCAAACAAGACGGTCAAGCTTATTGTATTTGTCGCTCTTCCGATAGTTCGCGTTTTATGATAGCTTGCGATGCGTGCGAGGAATGGTACCACGGTGATTGTATCAGTATCTCCGAAAAGGAggctaaattaataaagcagTACTTTTGTATTCGTTGCACTGAAGAAGATAACACCCTACAAACGCGTTGGAAAACAAAGCGGGAAGAAAACGCCTCATACAAAGATAATAAAGAGCGggataaaaccaaaaaacgaaaagaacgCGAACCCAAACCGGAtaagaagcaaaaaaaatgcGGGGATTGCATGGGGTGTTATCGCACGGAAGATTGCGGCCGCTGCGATGTTTGTACCCGAAAACACAAATACGGAAAAAGCGTTAAAGATCGTTGTAAACAAAGAGTTTGTGTTAATTATGGAAATCGAAGGAAACGGAGGGATTCGGGCTCCGATAACGAACCCCCTGGAAACGCCCACCTCCAAACAGATTATGCCCGACAATGTTACGGCCCCGCTTGCAAAAATAGCGCTCGATTTGGCTCAAAATATTGCTCGGATACTTGCGGGCATCGTTTAGCAACGAATCGAATTTACCAAGTCCTTCCCCAACGCATTCAAGAGTGGGCCCTAAGCCCCTGTTTGGCGgaagaaaaaaacattaaaaatctcGAAGAGGTTAGAAAACAACAAATGGAGGTGCAAAGGATTTTGCATGAACTCGATAAACGCCATCGCGAATTAGACTTAATCATAGAAAGAGCCCGAAATGCTTTAATCGACCCAAACGCCGAGTACGAACATGAAGATGAATCTGAAATGTCGATGTATTGCATCACTTGTGGGCACGAAATCCATTCGAAAACGGCTATTAAGCATATGgagaaatgttttaataaatacgaaTCTCAAGCTTCGTTTGGTTCCGTTTATAAAACTCGTATTGAAGGAAATAACATGTTTTGCGACTTTTTTAACCCAATAAACAAAACTTATTGCAAACGGTTAAGGGTGTTATGCCCAGAACATTGCAAAGACCCCAAAATTGGGGAAAACGAAGTTTGCGGGTGCCCCCTGGTTACGAACGTTTTCGATTTAACCGGCGAATTCTGCAGGGCTCCCAAAAAAAGCTGTACTAAACATTACGTTTGGGAGAAATTGCGCAGAGCCGAGGTTGATTTGGAACGAGTCAGACAATGGCTTAAAATGGATGAGTTACTCGAAAAAGAACGCCAAATTAGGCAGAGCATGGCATCGAGAGCCGGGGTTTTAGCTTTGATGCTTCATTCCACTTATAACCACGAAGTTATGGAAGAAATTACAAAGGCAAGTCAACAAGATCAACATGCGATGCAACGAGAATTATCGAGACGATTTAGAAAACGTATGGGGAACTCTAAAACACGtgtttcttaa
- the LOC111417041 gene encoding histone-lysine N-methyltransferase eggless, giving the protein MNENMEIDAPSDVGASANVEGTPTEDVIVLDDDEVCDLTTIKTANKCLNYACRSGENMIKPPSFCLSYYRVKTKLSKKQQICVECYNEAVQHYDTLAQAVFSGVAICSIETPYKNDVFEILDSDSDSGGEEVIDPKTMSFLEENFDETLNKVITTYNFNEQYEKCLKQLSKDCTRVQEKFNEVKNVYSEIRTDTDGMIFELSNLMRPDIHELSPIEINDDINDVLRNTELINQTNNTQTIISKLPNISPKPQNFVQKPLNKLPETTLSSVTSPNVASITQLTGEVVLIPSDLPPKGPIIKQTIKTGETYYTNRFEIIGTWVKGTLTGIFAPNKYEITIVSRQKTIKRMVTGKELAYSTPCNVQIGLGTRVIAVFRESTNMGEMKKNKKCSFYPGIIAEPLQLSNKYRYLIFFDDGYAQYVSHNHVHLIHEASSDVTEDINVNARAFVRKYLENYKNRALVKCLKDQTVRTEYNGRWRVATVLNVDCSLVQVYFDDINRIEWIYRGSTRFGPMFDLEQAAANRQHKHRFSRKPNATGPHVEFIREDGTICSSDNQSHHEQRSVARKSTAKSISSNSSSVVVPEQETPTTKIVYYTPRRQKPKTNTFIPHNCSPDCRTYMYCPLTRMKGYSPLAKPLLCGFYRLLYKVKHKLNFVIYRAPCGRTLRNIAEVHRYLQLTRSELTIDLFDFHIYVRCLAEFMVESKSIQNKDLSNGLEQCPITVCNYVDKSLLDFCNYTTKRQPMVGVDLNLDPNFLVCCDCTDDCLDRSKCACWQLTLQCLKYMEKGTDPKSVGYQYRRLLEPIFSGIYECNSRCHCRHTCLNRVVQNPMQHKLQVFKTDSRGWGIRSLSDIPEGSFVCIYAGSLLTEEMANLDGKSYGDEYLAELDFIETAERTKEDYEEDPYRDEIKKERVVEEPSDNEEVVDDFEEIVTNREDRDFVPSRTVPRRRHGFSIDDHETGIRSRLRKRNIEANLLQEKKAEKDVIKIGILDDDDTVMISDDEDYPPREPSSFNPMGEVDDKDSRKYKSVRELHGEEETVYIMDAKSTGNIGRFLNHSCAPNIFVQNVFVDTHDPRFPWVAFFTMGYVRAGQELTWNYNYDIGSVPGKVLYCFCGTSECKGRLL; this is encoded by the exons atgaatgaaaatatGGAGATTGATGCCCCAAGCGATGTTGGAGCCTCCGCGAATGTTGAAGGAACCCCTACGGAGGACGTTATCGTGTTAGACGACGATGAag TTTGCGATTTAACCACAATAAAAACGGCGAATAAATGCTTAAATTACGCCTGTAGAAGTGGcgaaaacatgataaaacccCCAAGTTTTTGCCTCTCTTATTACCGagtcaaaacaaaattaagcaaaaaacaacaaatttgtgTAGAATGTTACAACGAAGCCGTACAACATTACGATACATTAGCGCAAGCCGTATTCTCTGGGGTGGCTATTTGCAGCATTGAAACTCCTTATAAAAACGATGTGTTTGAAATTCTCGATTCGGACAGCGATTCCGGAGGAGAAGAAGTAATCGATCCAAAAACGATGAGTTTTTTAGAAGAGAATTTCGACGaaactttaaataaagtaataaccACTTACAATTTCAACGAACAATACGAAAAgtgtttaaaacaattaagcAAAGATTGCACACGagttcaagaaaaatttaatgaggTTAAAAACGTTTATTCCGAGATACGAACCGACACAGACGGTatgatttttgagttatccAATTTAATGAGACCGGATATTCACGAATTATCCCCCATTGAAATCAACGATGACATAAACGATGTGTTAAGAAACACCGAATTGATCAATCAAACCAATAACACACAAACGATCATCTCAAAACTTCCTAATATATCACcaaaacctcaaaatttcGTTCAAAAACCACTAAATAAACTCCCCGAAACCACATTATCATCGGTAACTTCACCGAACGTCGCTTCAATCACCCAATTAACCGGAGAAGTCGTTTTAATCCCATCTGATTTACCCCCAAAAGGCCCCATTATAAAACAAACCATAAAAACAGGCGAAACTTATTACACAAATCGTTTTGAAATCATTGGAACTTGGGTTAAGGGGACCTTAACAGGAATTTTCGCCCCTAATAAGTACGAAATAACCATAGTGAGTCGACAAAAAACGATTAAACGCATGGTTACAGGGAAAGAATTGGCTTATTCGACCCCATGTAACGTCCAAATTGGACTTGGAACTCGCGTAATAGCCGTTTTTAGGGAATCGACGAATATGGGGGAGatgaaaaagaataaaaaatgctCGTTTTATCCCGGGATTATCGCCGAACCGCTTCAATTAAGCAATAAGTAtcgatatttaatttttttcgatgaCGGTTATGCGCAGTACGTTAGTCATAATCACGTTCATCTTATTCATGAAGCTAGTAGCGATGTTACCGAGGATATTAATGTTAATGCGAGGGCTTTTGTTAGGAAGTATCTTgagaattataaaaatcgagctTTGGTTAAGTGTCTTAAAGATCAAACTGTGAGGACGGAATATAatg gAAGATGGAGAGTTGCAACGGTTTTAAACGTTGATTGTTCGTTAGTTCAAGTTTATTTTGACGATATTAACCGTATCGAATGGATTTATAGGGGTTCGACGCGGTTTGGGCCAATGTTTGATTTAGAACAAGCCGCCGCAAATCGGCAACACAAACACAGATTTTCAAGGAAACCAAAC GCCACGGGTCCCCACGTTGAATTTATACGAGAAGATGGCACGATTTGCAGTTCGGATAATCAGAGTCATCACGAACAACGATCTGTCGCTAGAAAAAGTACTGCCAAATCGATTTCAAGTAATTCTTCGAGTGTTGTTGTTCCAGAACAAGAAACTCCAACGACGAAGATAGTg tatTACACCCCACGTcgtcaaaaaccaaaaaccaACACTTTTATCCCACATAATTGCAGCCCAGATTGTCGAACTTACATGTATTGTCCGTTAACTCGTATGAAAGGATACAGCCCGCTCGCAAAACCTCTCCTTTGCGGATTTTATCGCCTCCTTTACAAAGTTAAACACAAACTTAATTTCGTCATATACCGCGCGCCTTGCGGTCGTACCCTCCGAAATATAGCGGAAGTTCACCGATACCTCCAATTAACCCGCTCCGAACTCACCATAGATTTATTCGACTTCCACATCTACGTCCGTTGTTTGGCCGAATTCATGGTGGAAAGCAAAAGTAttcaaaataaagatttatcgAACGGACTCGAGCAGTGTCCCATAACCGTTTGTAACTACGTTGATAAATCACTTTTAGACTTTTGCAATTACACCACGAAACGTCAACCGATGGTGGGTGTCGATTTAAATTTGGACCCGaattttttggtgtgttgCGATTGCACCGATGATTGTTTGGATCGCTCGAAATGTGCGTGTTGGCAATTAACCTTACAATGTTTGAAATACATGGAAAAAGGAACCGATCCAAAATCCGTCGGGTACCAATACCGGAGACTTCTCGAACCGATTTTCTCCGGAATTTACGAATGTAATAGTCGTTGTCATTGTAGACACACCTGTTTGAATCGGGTCGTTCAAAACCCAATGCAACATAAGTTACAAGTTTTTAAAACTGACTCAAGGGGGTGGGGAATCCGATCTTTGAGTGATATCCCGGAAGGTTCATTCGTGTGTATTTATGCGGGATCACTTTTAACCGAAGAAATGGCGAATTTAGATGGGAAATCTTACGGGGATGAATACTTGGCCGAATTAGATTTTATCGAAACCGCTGAAAGAACGAAAGAAGATTACGAGGAGGATCCATATCgggatgaaattaaaaaggagaGGGTTGTCGAGGAACCTTCCGATAACGAAGAGGTTGTTGATGATTTTGAGGAAATTGTTACGAATCGAGAAGATCGCGATTTTGTCCCATCTCGCACCGTTCCGAGGAGAAGACATGGTTTTAGTATCGATGATCACGAAACGGGGATCCGATCGAGGTTGAGGAAACGAAATATTGAAGCTAATTTATTACAGGAGAAGAAAGCGGAAAAggatgttattaaaattgggattcttgatgatgatgatacGGTGATGATCAGCGATGATGAGGATTATC ctCCAAGAGAACCCTCCAGTTTTAACCCAATGGGAGAGGTCGATGATAAAGATTCAAGAAAGTATAAATCCGTGAGAGAACTTCACGGCGAAGAAGAAACCGTTTATATCATGGATGCTAAAAGTACAGGAAACATAGGacgatttttaaat caTTCTTGCGCTCCAAATATTTTCGTTCAAAACGTTTTCGTCGACACCCACGACCCGAGATTCCCTTGGGTGGCCTTTTTCACGATGGGGTACGTCAGAGCGGGTCAAGAATTAACTTGGAATTATAACTATGACATTGGGAGCGTCCCTGGAAAggttttgtattgtttttgcGGCACCAGCGAATGTAAAGGacgattattataa